Proteins encoded together in one Coffea arabica cultivar ET-39 chromosome 2c, Coffea Arabica ET-39 HiFi, whole genome shotgun sequence window:
- the LOC113724757 gene encoding putative gamma-glutamylcyclotransferase At3g02910: MGAADRLGEMGMGNHYSLHNDNTSTCSGGGSSTLIFTYGTLKHGFSNHTLLQDMMASGDAAFLGLCRTANQLPLVCGPYRVPFLLNFHGRGHPVSGELYSVSPRALARMDDLEGVTRGHYERLPVRVVLIQEEEEEDHDPLPIEAEAYYAHSTYAEALWKRNGEKGYHCYSEKEAKGYVKRKDRAQHLSFLDQIQLFLSSPSPPPPDLHPIAAADVATTASK, translated from the coding sequence ATGGGAGCAGCAGACAGGCTGGGAGAAATGGGCATGGGCAACCATTACTCCCTCCATAATGATAATACTTCTACTTGCAGCGGCGGCGGCAGCAGCACCCTAATTTTCACCTACGGAACTCTCAAGCACGGTTTCTCCAATCACACCCTCTTACAAGACATGATGGCCTCCGGAGATGCCGCCTTCCTGGGCCTCTGCCGGACCGCCAACCAACTCCCTCTCGTCTGCGGGCCCTACAGAGTTCCCTTCCTGCTCAATTTTCACGGCCGCGGCCACCCTGTCTCCGGCGAGCTCTACTCCGTCTCCCCAAGGGCATTGGCCCGCATGGACGACTTGGAGGGCGTCACTCGCGGTCACTACGAGAGGCTGCCCGTCAGGGTCGTCCTCAtccaggaggaggaggaggaggatcatGACCCCCTTCCCATAGAGGCCGAGGCCTACTACGCACACTCAACCTATGCGGAGGCGCTCTGGAAGAGGAACGGGGAGAAGGGATACCACTGCTACTCCGAGAAAGAGGCCAAAGGATACGTCAAGCGCAAAGACAGGGCCCAGCATCTCTCTTTCTTGGACCAAATTCAACTTTTTCTGTCTTCTCCTTCCCCTCCTCCTCCTGATTTACATCCAATTGCTGCTGCTGATGTTGCTACTACTGCCTCCAAATAA
- the LOC113724755 gene encoding uncharacterized protein: MATGGIAPSFLSGGNHLKGYQLWSPNSSSLVKTPTLTVQKNLSRRRLPRNWTVHATYNDHRGGGGGDFVAGFLLGGAIFGTLAYVFAPQIRRSLLNEDEYGFRRAKRPIYYDEGLEKTRQTLNEKISQLNSAIDNVSSRLRGGNSMPPVPIEADPEEATM, translated from the exons ATGGCCACCGGCGGCATcgctccctcttttctttcag GTGGAAACCATCTCAAGGGCTACCAACTTTGGTCCCCAAACTCCTCTTCCTTGGTCAAGACACCAACTCTGACAGTCCAAAAGAACTTAAGCCGTCGGAGACTTCCTCGCAATTGGACTGTTCATGCAACCTACAA TGATCATAggggtggaggtggtggtgatTTTGTGGCTGGTTTCCTTTTAGGAGGTGCAATTTTTGGGACACTTGCATATGTTTTTGCTCCCCAg ATAAGAAGATCGCTTTTGAATGAAGACGAGTACGGTTTCCGTAGGGCAAAGCGACCAATTTACTATGACGAAGGTTTAGAG AAAACGAGGCAGACATTAAATGAAAAGATAAGTCAACTTAATTCTGCTATTGACAATGTCTCTTCTCGGCTGAGAGGTGGCAATAGCATGCCTCCGGTGCCAATTGAGGCTGATCCTGAAGAAGCGACAATGTAA